A single window of Synechococcus sp. C9 DNA harbors:
- a CDS encoding type IV pilus twitching motility protein PilT, protein MPTMPVAPPAPKAPAPPAPKSTGSRIPSMEELVFRAQEEGVSDIHVGVNERPRFRKRGIMEIIEDLPVTDLETYDRWVAEMLQPDQIEQFRKNMEFDGACTFQDKIRVRINLFISLRGPGLVLRLIPLKILTLEQLNLPSVFKDLCHYHKGLILVTGPTGSGKSTTLAAMVDYINQNLAKHIISIEDPVEFVHFSKKSFIRQREVGIHTLKFENALKASLREDPDIILIGEMRDRETVNIAMKAAQTGHLVFGTLHTNSAVKTIDRILNLYEPSEQPPMRVQIAETLVAVIAQALVRTTDGKRAAIHEIMVNTDAIKDYIRRDEVEEIEQIIPRSNFDGMCTMNQCLQRLYEEGRITEETALEASPKPNEMAMILRGRAGY, encoded by the coding sequence ATGCCCACCATGCCGGTCGCCCCTCCAGCACCCAAGGCTCCCGCTCCCCCCGCCCCCAAAAGCACGGGATCCCGGATTCCCTCCATGGAAGAATTGGTCTTTCGTGCCCAGGAGGAGGGGGTTTCGGATATTCACGTGGGGGTGAACGAGCGTCCCCGCTTCCGCAAACGGGGGATCATGGAAATCATCGAAGATTTACCCGTCACGGACCTGGAAACCTACGACCGGTGGGTGGCGGAAATGCTCCAGCCCGACCAGATCGAACAGTTTCGCAAAAACATGGAATTTGACGGTGCCTGCACCTTCCAGGACAAAATCCGGGTGCGGATCAACCTATTTATCTCCCTACGGGGACCGGGGTTGGTGCTACGCTTGATCCCCTTAAAAATCCTCACCCTGGAGCAGTTAAATTTGCCCTCGGTGTTCAAGGATTTGTGCCACTACCACAAGGGCTTGATTTTGGTCACGGGTCCCACCGGTTCTGGGAAATCCACCACCTTGGCGGCGATGGTGGACTACATCAACCAAAATCTCGCCAAACACATCATCTCCATCGAGGACCCAGTGGAATTTGTCCATTTCAGCAAAAAATCCTTCATCCGCCAACGGGAAGTGGGCATCCACACCCTCAAATTTGAAAATGCCCTGAAGGCCTCCCTGCGGGAAGACCCGGACATTATCCTAATTGGGGAAATGCGGGATCGGGAAACGGTGAATATCGCCATGAAAGCCGCCCAAACCGGTCACCTGGTCTTTGGCACCCTGCACACCAACAGCGCCGTGAAAACCATAGACCGGATTCTCAACCTGTACGAACCCTCCGAGCAACCCCCCATGCGGGTGCAGATTGCCGAAACCCTAGTGGCGGTGATTGCCCAAGCCCTGGTGCGGACAACGGATGGGAAACGGGCGGCTATTCACGAAATCATGGTGAACACGGATGCCATCAAGGACTACATCCGCCGGGATGAGGTGGAGGAGATCGAGCAGATCATTCCCCGTTCCAACTTTGATGGGATGTGTACCATGAACCAGTGCCTGCAACGGCTCTACGAGGAGGGTCGGATCACGGAGGAAACCGCCCTGGAAGCCTCCCCGAAACCCAACGAAATGGCGATGATCCTGCGGGGTCGGGCGGGTTACTAA
- a CDS encoding dCMP deaminase family protein — protein METRPSWDEYFLMLAKLAATRSTCLALPVGAVIVKQRQVLATGYNGPPSGSPHCTAQGFCYPGLPRCDASRTLPSRAIHAEANAIAQAARHGIATEGATLYVTLAPCLSCLKLIISAGIREVVYETPFHGDNTVQGGFITEGLVHLRQVEITPAVMARAVQFLQAPTSCLPQRL, from the coding sequence ATGGAGACCCGCCCCAGTTGGGATGAGTATTTTTTGATGCTGGCGAAGTTGGCGGCTACCCGCTCGACCTGTCTGGCTCTGCCGGTGGGGGCGGTGATTGTCAAGCAACGGCAGGTGTTGGCGACGGGCTACAATGGTCCCCCTTCCGGCTCCCCCCACTGCACGGCGCAGGGGTTTTGTTATCCGGGTTTGCCCCGCTGTGATGCCAGCCGCACCCTACCCTCTCGGGCGATCCATGCGGAGGCGAATGCGATTGCCCAGGCGGCACGACACGGAATTGCCACGGAAGGGGCGACGCTTTACGTTACCCTGGCTCCCTGTCTGTCCTGCTTGAAGCTGATTATTTCCGCCGGGATACGGGAGGTGGTCTATGAAACGCCGTTCCACGGGGATAATACGGTGCAGGGGGGCTTTATCACCGAGGGTTTGGTACACCTGCGCCAGGTGGAAATTACGCCTGCGGTGATGGCTCGGGCTGTGCAGTTTTTGCAAGCCCCCACCTCCTGCTTACCCCAAAGGTTGTGA